The proteins below are encoded in one region of Mycobacterium shinjukuense:
- a CDS encoding transglutaminase family protein produces MWRMRVVHSTGYAYQSPVTASYNEARLTPRSNTRQNVILNRVETIPATRSYRYIDYWGTAVTAFDLHAPHTELTVTSASVVETERPEPPADKATWTDLASDAVIDRFDEVLRPTPRTPTSKRVAAVGKRIMKTHEPSDAVVAAARWARSELEYLPGTTGVYSSGLDALEQGKGVCQDFVHLTLMLLRSMGIPGRYVSGYLHPHRHAAVGKTVDGRSHAWIQAWTGGWWNYDPTNDTEISEQYVSVGVGRDYTDVAPLKGIYSGQGATDLDVVVEVTRLA; encoded by the coding sequence ATGTGGCGCATGCGGGTGGTGCACTCCACCGGGTATGCATACCAGTCGCCGGTGACCGCATCCTACAACGAAGCCCGGCTGACGCCGCGGTCCAACACCCGGCAAAACGTCATCCTCAACCGGGTCGAAACAATCCCGGCCACTCGGTCGTATCGTTACATCGACTATTGGGGTACCGCGGTGACGGCGTTCGACCTGCATGCGCCGCACACCGAACTGACGGTGACCTCCGCGTCGGTCGTCGAGACCGAACGCCCGGAGCCGCCCGCGGACAAGGCCACCTGGACAGACTTGGCGTCGGACGCGGTGATCGATCGATTCGACGAAGTGCTGCGCCCCACACCGCGCACGCCCACAAGCAAACGCGTTGCCGCCGTGGGCAAGCGGATCATGAAAACCCACGAGCCCAGCGACGCGGTGGTCGCCGCGGCACGGTGGGCCCGCAGCGAACTGGAATACCTTCCGGGCACCACCGGGGTGTATTCGTCCGGGCTGGACGCGTTGGAGCAAGGCAAGGGTGTCTGCCAGGATTTCGTGCATTTGACGCTGATGTTGTTGCGCAGCATGGGAATTCCCGGGCGCTATGTGTCCGGGTACCTGCACCCGCATCGCCATGCCGCGGTCGGGAAAACCGTGGACGGACGCAGCCACGCGTGGATTCAGGCCTGGACCGGGGGTTGGTGGAACTATGACCCCACCAACGACACCGAGATCAGCGAGCAATACGTGAGCGTGGGCGTTGGTCGTGACTACACCGACGTGGCGCCGCTGAAAGGCATCTATTCCGGGCAGGGGGCCACCGACCTGGACGTGGTCGTGGAGGTCACCCGATTGGCTTAG
- a CDS encoding ribonuclease Z gives MIEITLLGTGSPIPDPNRAGPATLVRARGQVFLVDCGRGVLQRATAVGVGAAGLSAVLLTHLHSDHIADLGDVLITGWVTNFAPDPAPLPVIGPPGTADVVAATLTAFGHDIGYRIAHHADLNTPPPMEVHEYTHGAVWHRDGVTIRVAPTDHRPVAPTIGFRIEADGASVVLAGDTVPCAGLDELAAGAGALVHTVIRKDIVAHLPQQRIRDICDYHSSVQEAAATAQRAGVGSLVMTHYVPALVPGQEEQWRALAATEFSGQVELGDDLHRVAVTARR, from the coding sequence ATGATCGAGATCACCTTGCTCGGAACCGGAAGCCCCATCCCCGACCCGAATCGCGCGGGTCCGGCCACCCTGGTGCGAGCGCGCGGACAGGTGTTCTTGGTGGACTGCGGGCGCGGCGTGTTGCAGCGCGCCACGGCTGTCGGCGTGGGCGCGGCCGGGTTATCGGCCGTCTTGCTCACCCACCTACACAGTGACCACATCGCCGACCTTGGTGACGTGCTGATCACCGGTTGGGTGACCAACTTTGCCCCGGACCCGGCGCCGCTGCCGGTCATCGGACCGCCGGGCACCGCGGACGTGGTGGCGGCGACGCTGACCGCGTTCGGCCACGACATCGGATACCGCATCGCCCATCACGCCGACCTGAACACACCACCACCGATGGAAGTCCACGAATACACCCACGGCGCGGTGTGGCACCGCGACGGTGTGACCATCCGAGTGGCCCCCACCGACCACCGGCCGGTGGCGCCGACCATCGGATTCCGGATCGAGGCCGATGGCGCGTCGGTGGTGCTGGCCGGCGACACGGTGCCCTGCGCCGGCCTGGACGAACTGGCCGCCGGTGCCGGGGCGTTGGTCCACACGGTGATCCGCAAGGACATCGTCGCGCACCTCCCGCAGCAGCGGATACGGGACATTTGCGACTACCACTCGTCGGTGCAGGAGGCGGCGGCCACCGCGCAGCGTGCCGGCGTGGGATCGTTGGTCATGACGCACTACGTGCCGGCGCTGGTGCCAGGGCAAGAGGAGCAGTGGCGGGCCCTGGCCGCGACCGAGTTCAGCGGGCAGGTCGAGCTCGGCGACGACCTACACCGCGTTGCGGTGACCGCGCGGCGGTAG
- a CDS encoding alpha-E domain-containing protein, which yields MLARNAEALYWIGRYVERADDTARILDVAVHQLLEDSSVDPDQASRLLLRVLGIEPPNHRLDVWSLTDLVAFRTNAEGGCSIVDAISAARENARSAREVISSETWECINTTYHGLPERERAAKRLGPHEFLSFIEGRAAMFAGLADSTLSRDDGYRFMVLGRAIERVDMTVRLLLSRVGDSASSPAWVTLLRSAGAHDTYLRTYRGVLDASRVVEFMMLDRLFPRSVYYSLKLAEHNLDELLHNRQSRIGSTTEAQRLLGQARSQLEFVQPGVLLESLESRLAGLQRTCRDVGDALALQYFHAAPWVAWSDAGQRCQLVTEQGES from the coding sequence ATGCTCGCCCGCAATGCCGAAGCGCTGTATTGGATCGGTCGCTACGTCGAGCGGGCCGACGACACCGCGCGCATCCTCGACGTCGCGGTGCACCAGCTGCTCGAGGATTCCAGCGTCGATCCCGACCAGGCCTCCAGGCTGCTGTTGCGGGTGCTCGGCATCGAGCCACCCAACCACCGGCTGGATGTCTGGTCCTTGACGGACCTGGTGGCGTTTCGCACCAACGCCGAGGGCGGGTGTTCGATCGTGGACGCGATCTCGGCGGCGCGGGAAAACGCAAGGTCGGCACGCGAAGTCATCTCCAGCGAGACCTGGGAGTGCATCAACACCACCTACCACGGCCTACCGGAACGCGAACGTGCCGCCAAACGCCTTGGGCCACATGAATTTTTGTCGTTCATCGAAGGTCGGGCGGCGATGTTCGCGGGCTTGGCGGATTCCACACTCTCCCGTGACGACGGATACCGATTCATGGTGCTGGGCCGGGCGATCGAGCGAGTCGACATGACGGTGCGGCTGTTGCTGTCCCGGGTGGGAGACAGCGCGTCGTCGCCGGCGTGGGTGACGTTGCTGCGCTCGGCGGGCGCGCACGACACCTATTTGCGCACCTACCGTGGTGTGCTGGACGCGAGCCGTGTGGTCGAGTTCATGATGCTCGACCGGCTCTTCCCGCGCTCGGTGTATTACTCGCTGAAGCTGGCCGAACACAACCTCGATGAGCTGCTGCACAATCGGCAGAGCCGCATCGGGTCCACCACCGAAGCGCAGCGGTTGTTGGGACAGGCACGCAGCCAGCTGGAGTTCGTGCAACCCGGTGTCCTGCTCGAGTCGCTGGAGAGCCGCTTGGCGGGTTTGCAGAGAACCTGTCGTGACGTCGGAGATGCGTTGGCGCTGCAGTACTTCCACGCAGCTCCCTGGGTCGCGTGGTCGGACGCCGGCCAGCGCTGCCAACTGGTCACCGAACAAGGCGAATCCTGA
- a CDS encoding circularly permuted type 2 ATP-grasp protein, which yields MTQVSLPNPVAANRRRSPARSERIFDGYNTSDAYSKAFDEMFDAQGNVRGPYKGIYAELAPSDASELKARADALGRAFIDQGITFSLSGQERPFPLDLVPRVISAAEWARLERGIIQRVKALEMYLDDIYGDQEILRDGVIPRRLVTSCEHFHRQAVGIVPPNGVRIHVAGIDLIRDDRGDFRVLEDNLRSPSGVSYVMENRRTMARVFPNLFATHRVRTVDDYSAHLLRALRNSAATNEADPTVVVLTPGVYNSAYFEHSLLARQMGVELVEGRDLFCRDNQVYMRTTEGERQVDVIYRRIDDTFLDPLQFRADSMLGVAGLVNAARAGNVVLSSAIGNGVGDDKLVYTYVPTMIEYYLREKPLLANVETLRCWLDDEREQVLDRIHELVLKPVEGSGGYGIVFGPEASEKELAAVSKKIRDDPRSWIAQPMMELSTVPTRVEGSLAPRYVDLRPFAVNDGDEVWVLPGGLTRVALVEGSRVVNSSQGGGSKDTWVLAPRASVAQRELGAARVMRSLPKPVLEQELDASRPIHQQDEQPQQQQQQQQQQRPKAIH from the coding sequence ATGACACAGGTGAGTCTTCCGAACCCGGTGGCGGCAAACAGGCGGCGGTCGCCCGCTCGATCCGAGCGCATCTTCGACGGCTACAACACCTCGGATGCCTACTCGAAGGCTTTCGACGAAATGTTCGATGCGCAGGGCAACGTCCGCGGCCCGTACAAGGGTATCTACGCCGAGCTGGCACCCTCGGACGCCTCAGAGCTCAAGGCCCGGGCCGACGCGTTGGGTCGTGCGTTCATCGACCAGGGCATCACGTTCTCGCTGTCGGGCCAGGAGCGACCGTTTCCCTTGGACCTGGTGCCGCGGGTGATCTCGGCCGCCGAGTGGGCCCGGCTGGAGCGCGGCATCATCCAACGTGTCAAGGCGCTGGAGATGTACCTCGACGACATCTACGGCGATCAGGAGATCTTGCGCGACGGCGTCATCCCGCGCCGGTTGGTGACCTCCTGTGAGCACTTTCACCGGCAGGCCGTGGGGATCGTCCCGCCTAACGGTGTGCGCATCCATGTTGCCGGTATCGACCTGATCCGCGACGATCGCGGCGACTTCCGGGTGCTCGAGGACAACCTGCGCTCACCCTCGGGGGTGTCCTACGTCATGGAGAACCGGCGCACGATGGCGCGCGTCTTCCCGAACTTGTTCGCCACCCATCGGGTGCGCACCGTCGACGACTACTCGGCGCACCTGCTGCGGGCGCTGCGCAACTCGGCGGCCACCAACGAGGCCGACCCGACCGTGGTCGTGCTGACCCCCGGGGTGTACAACTCGGCCTACTTCGAGCATTCGCTGTTGGCCCGGCAAATGGGCGTCGAACTGGTCGAGGGCCGTGACCTATTCTGCCGCGACAACCAGGTGTACATGCGTACCACCGAAGGGGAGCGCCAGGTCGATGTGATCTATCGGCGCATCGACGACACGTTCCTCGACCCGTTGCAGTTTCGGGCCGACTCGATGCTCGGGGTGGCCGGCCTGGTCAACGCCGCCCGCGCCGGCAACGTGGTCCTCTCCAGCGCGATCGGCAACGGGGTAGGCGATGACAAGCTCGTCTACACCTACGTGCCCACCATGATCGAGTACTACCTCCGCGAGAAACCGCTGCTGGCCAATGTGGAGACCCTGCGGTGCTGGCTGGACGACGAGCGCGAACAGGTGCTGGACCGCATCCACGAACTCGTCCTCAAGCCGGTCGAAGGGTCCGGCGGCTACGGCATCGTGTTCGGCCCGGAAGCCTCCGAGAAAGAACTGGCCGCCGTCAGCAAGAAGATCCGCGACGACCCGCGAAGCTGGATCGCGCAGCCGATGATGGAACTGTCGACCGTGCCGACCCGGGTCGAAGGGTCGCTGGCGCCCCGCTACGTCGACCTGAGGCCGTTCGCGGTCAACGACGGCGACGAGGTGTGGGTGCTGCCGGGCGGGCTGACCCGGGTGGCCCTGGTCGAGGGTTCGCGAGTGGTCAACTCCAGCCAGGGCGGCGGCTCCAAGGACACCTGGGTGCTGGCGCCGCGCGCTTCGGTGGCCCAACGAGAGCTGGGCGCCGCACGGGTCATGCGTTCCCTGCCGAAGCCAGTGCTGGAGCAAGAACTCGACGCGTCGCGGCCGATCCATCAACAAGACGAGCAACCTCAGCAGCAACAGCAGCAGCAACAGCAGCAGCGACCGAAGGCGATCCACTGA
- a CDS encoding ComEC/Rec2 family competence protein — protein sequence MRLVPAAVTSWLVTAVGIVWPIGSALAACCTVPAAASVVLWRWAPHPADRAARLRAVSAGLMAIAVVGAGYGLAIALRADAVGRHPITAAFGTSAPVTVTPSESPLSLGRGRLMFRATIQRLRDDEISGRVVVFARAVDFGELMVGQPVAFTARITRPVRHDLSVAVLNATGRPSMGQAGVVQRAAHTVRSRFAAAVRRALPADEAAMLPALVLGDTTSVTTETSREFRAAGMTHLTAVSGANVTIVCASVLFSARLIGPRAAVTLAALALMAFVIVVQPTASVLRAGVMGAIALVGMLSSRRRRAIPALSATVLLLLAMAPHLAVDMGFALSVAATAALVVIAPVWSQWLVVRGCPRRLADALAVAGAAQVATAPLVAGMSGRVSLVGAAANLAVVAVITPITVLGSAAAVLAVGWPAGAQLLIRFTGPEVWWVLRVAHWAAAVPGATVSVPTGFAGALVVGCGLGFVVALCRWRWCRAWLFFVILLAAACLLAWSLSGLVGP from the coding sequence GTGCGCCTGGTTCCGGCCGCGGTGACCAGCTGGTTGGTGACCGCGGTCGGCATCGTGTGGCCGATCGGCAGCGCATTGGCCGCGTGCTGCACGGTGCCGGCGGCCGCGTCGGTAGTGCTGTGGCGGTGGGCGCCGCACCCAGCGGACCGGGCCGCACGGCTGCGGGCGGTGAGCGCGGGCCTGATGGCGATCGCAGTCGTGGGCGCGGGCTACGGTCTGGCGATCGCGTTGCGCGCCGACGCGGTCGGTCGCCACCCGATTACCGCGGCGTTTGGCACCTCCGCCCCGGTGACCGTCACGCCCAGCGAAAGCCCGCTGTCGTTGGGTCGGGGCAGGCTGATGTTCCGGGCGACGATCCAGCGTCTGCGCGACGACGAGATCTCGGGCCGGGTCGTGGTTTTCGCGCGTGCTGTGGACTTCGGCGAGTTGATGGTGGGCCAGCCGGTGGCCTTCACCGCACGCATCACTCGCCCGGTCCGCCATGACCTGAGCGTCGCGGTGCTCAACGCGACAGGCCGGCCGAGCATGGGCCAGGCCGGTGTGGTGCAGCGGGCCGCGCACACCGTGCGCAGCCGGTTCGCCGCGGCGGTTCGCCGGGCGTTGCCCGCCGATGAGGCCGCGATGTTGCCCGCCCTGGTTCTCGGTGACACCACGTCGGTCACCACCGAGACCAGCCGCGAGTTCCGCGCGGCGGGGATGACGCACCTGACGGCGGTGTCGGGGGCCAACGTCACGATCGTGTGCGCGTCGGTGCTGTTCTCAGCCCGGTTGATCGGGCCGCGTGCGGCCGTGACGCTCGCCGCGCTCGCGCTGATGGCGTTCGTCATCGTGGTGCAGCCGACGGCCAGCGTGTTGCGGGCGGGGGTGATGGGCGCTATCGCGCTGGTGGGAATGCTGTCCTCGCGGCGACGGCGGGCGATTCCGGCGCTGTCGGCCACGGTGTTGCTATTGCTGGCGATGGCCCCGCACCTGGCCGTGGACATGGGCTTCGCGTTGTCGGTGGCCGCTACCGCCGCGCTGGTGGTCATCGCCCCGGTGTGGTCACAGTGGCTGGTCGTGCGCGGCTGCCCGCGACGGCTGGCGGACGCGCTCGCGGTCGCGGGGGCCGCCCAGGTAGCGACGGCTCCGCTGGTCGCCGGCATGTCGGGGCGGGTCAGCCTGGTCGGCGCGGCCGCCAATCTCGCGGTGGTGGCGGTGATAACGCCGATCACAGTGCTGGGCAGCGCGGCGGCGGTACTGGCCGTCGGGTGGCCGGCCGGCGCACAGCTGCTCATCCGTTTCACCGGGCCCGAGGTGTGGTGGGTGCTGCGCGTGGCGCACTGGGCCGCCGCCGTGCCCGGGGCGACCGTGTCCGTTCCGACGGGGTTTGCCGGGGCGCTGGTCGTCGGTTGCGGTCTGGGGTTTGTCGTTGCGCTGTGTCGCTGGCGGTGGTGTCGCGCGTGGCTGTTCTTCGTGATCCTGCTCGCCGCCGCTTGCCTGCTGGCCTGGTCGCTGTCGGGACTGGTCGGGCCCTAA
- a CDS encoding CBS domain-containing protein, whose protein sequence is MRIADVLRNKGAAVVTINPDATVRELLAGLAEQNIGAMVVVGEGGVVGIVSERDVVRQLHIHGASVLSRPVSKIMTTDVATCTKSDTVDKISVLMTQNRVRHVPVLDGKNLIGIVSIGDVVKTRMGELEAEQQQLQSYITQG, encoded by the coding sequence ATGCGCATCGCGGACGTCTTGCGGAACAAGGGGGCGGCGGTGGTGACGATCAACCCGGACGCGACGGTCCGCGAACTGCTCGCCGGCCTTGCCGAGCAGAACATCGGCGCCATGGTGGTGGTCGGTGAAGGAGGTGTGGTCGGCATCGTCTCGGAACGAGATGTGGTGCGCCAGCTGCACATTCACGGTGCCAGCGTGTTGTCGCGCCCGGTCTCCAAGATCATGACGACCGACGTAGCCACCTGTACCAAATCGGACACGGTCGACAAGATCAGCGTGCTGATGACCCAAAACCGGGTGCGTCACGTGCCGGTGCTCGACGGCAAGAACCTGATCGGCATCGTCAGCATCGGCGACGTGGTCAAGACGCGGATGGGCGAACTCGAAGCCGAGCAGCAGCAGCTGCAGTCCTACATCACGCAGGGCTGA
- a CDS encoding PE family protein, whose protein sequence is MSFVVAGPEAMLAKAAELAAVGSLITEANTLAAAHTVGLRAPAADQVSVAVTALFGAHARDYQSIGTRMTALHDRLVHILIANGNAYAGAEAANVQQALLDAINAPTQALLGRPLIGNGADGTTVGGVGQPGGPGGLLYGNGGRGGDSTLAGVAGGNGGPAGLIGNGGAGGTGGDGGAGGFGGNAWLLGNGGAGGTGGIATVVTGVAGAGGNGGLGGLLFGNGGDGGTGGAGGPVTATGGAGGFGGDAWLFGTGGAGGHGGNNTANPAGLGGLGGDGGSGGALFGNGGTGGGGGIGGASGGAGGRGGAAGYVIGSGGAGGVGGDGSTVFGGEGGDGGRAAVIYGFGGAGGNGGTGHYASFPSGGTGGDGGDAGLFGFGGVGGNGGSGGGFGGNGGLGAVIMGSGGDGGAGGFGNAMSMTGGNGGSGGDARFIGNGGDGGAGGRGFGVAPGGTGGSGGAAGVIGQPGRPGANA, encoded by the coding sequence GTGTCGTTTGTGGTGGCGGGGCCGGAGGCGATGCTGGCGAAGGCCGCCGAATTGGCCGCCGTCGGTTCGCTGATCACGGAGGCCAACACTCTCGCGGCGGCCCACACGGTCGGCTTGCGGGCGCCCGCCGCCGACCAGGTGTCCGTGGCCGTCACCGCGCTGTTCGGCGCGCATGCCCGGGATTATCAGTCCATCGGCACCCGGATGACGGCGTTGCATGACCGGTTGGTGCACATCCTGATTGCCAATGGCAACGCGTACGCCGGCGCGGAGGCCGCCAACGTCCAGCAGGCCCTACTCGACGCGATCAATGCGCCCACCCAGGCGTTGCTGGGCCGTCCACTGATCGGCAACGGCGCCGACGGCACCACCGTCGGAGGCGTGGGACAACCCGGCGGACCGGGCGGGCTGCTGTACGGCAATGGCGGACGGGGCGGCGACAGCACGCTCGCCGGAGTCGCCGGCGGTAACGGCGGCCCGGCCGGGCTGATCGGCAATGGCGGCGCCGGCGGCACCGGTGGAGATGGCGGTGCCGGCGGGTTCGGTGGCAACGCCTGGCTGCTGGGCAACGGCGGGGCCGGCGGCACCGGGGGCATCGCCACCGTCGTCACCGGTGTGGCCGGTGCCGGCGGCAACGGTGGCCTCGGGGGTCTGCTGTTCGGCAACGGCGGGGACGGCGGAACCGGCGGTGCGGGCGGGCCGGTCACCGCCACCGGCGGTGCCGGCGGGTTCGGTGGCGACGCGTGGCTGTTCGGCACCGGCGGCGCCGGCGGCCACGGCGGCAACAACACCGCCAACCCCGCCGGCCTGGGCGGTTTGGGCGGTGACGGCGGCAGCGGCGGAGCGCTGTTCGGCAACGGCGGGACCGGCGGTGGTGGTGGCATTGGCGGCGCCTCCGGCGGAGCGGGCGGGCGCGGCGGCGCGGCCGGCTATGTGATCGGCAGCGGCGGTGCCGGCGGTGTCGGCGGCGACGGAAGCACCGTTTTCGGCGGCGAAGGCGGGGACGGCGGCCGCGCGGCGGTGATCTACGGGTTCGGCGGCGCCGGCGGCAACGGCGGCACCGGACATTACGCCTCGTTCCCCTCCGGCGGCACCGGCGGGGACGGCGGTGACGCCGGGCTGTTCGGCTTCGGCGGGGTCGGCGGAAACGGCGGATCCGGTGGCGGCTTTGGGGGCAACGGCGGGCTGGGCGCGGTCATCATGGGCAGCGGCGGGGACGGCGGAGCAGGTGGCTTCGGCAACGCCATGAGCATGACCGGTGGCAACGGCGGCAGCGGCGGGGACGCCCGGTTCATCGGCAACGGCGGCGATGGTGGTGCCGGCGGGCGTGGCTTCGGGGTTGCCCCGGGTGGCACCGGCGGGAGCGGTGGAGCCGCCGGGGTGATTGGCCAGCCCGGGCGCCCCGGCGCTAACGCCTAA
- the rpsT gene encoding 30S ribosomal protein S20: MANIKSQRKRNRTNERARLRNKSVKSSLRTAVRAFREAVHSGDQQKAAELLASTSRKLDKAASKGVIHKNQAANKKSALARTLNKLG, from the coding sequence GTGGCCAACATCAAGTCGCAGCGGAAGCGCAATCGCACCAACGAGCGCGCCCGGCTGCGCAACAAGTCGGTGAAGTCCTCGCTGCGTACCGCGGTCCGCGCGTTCCGCGAGGCGGTCCATTCCGGGGACCAGCAAAAGGCCGCCGAATTGCTGGCGTCGACCAGCCGCAAACTGGACAAGGCGGCCAGCAAAGGCGTGATTCACAAGAACCAGGCCGCCAACAAGAAGTCGGCGCTGGCGCGCACGCTCAACAAGCTCGGCTGA
- a CDS encoding type II toxin-antitoxin system PemK/MazF family toxin: MASTRKSQWKTFQRFAENLVVHGAPKVVRQLQNSQTVLRELQHAVKITANIMAMGLPSPPAEIAAGRPVTNTSFPTAQRARKVAYAPNLDGRADCGEIVWTWVVYPDDPTRGEDRPVLVVGRDRDVLLGLMVSSQQRHATDPDWVGIGTGDWDDEGRQCWVRLDRVLDVPEGSIRREGAVVHREAFDVVAARLRADYSWR, translated from the coding sequence ATGGCGTCCACCCGGAAGTCACAGTGGAAGACGTTCCAGCGCTTCGCGGAGAACCTGGTGGTCCATGGGGCTCCGAAGGTCGTCCGTCAGCTGCAGAACTCGCAAACCGTGCTGCGGGAACTGCAGCACGCCGTGAAGATCACCGCGAACATCATGGCGATGGGTTTGCCGTCACCACCGGCCGAGATCGCCGCGGGCCGGCCGGTGACGAACACCAGCTTTCCGACCGCGCAGCGGGCCCGCAAGGTGGCCTACGCCCCCAACCTGGACGGCCGCGCCGATTGCGGAGAGATCGTGTGGACGTGGGTGGTCTACCCGGACGACCCCACCCGCGGTGAGGACCGACCGGTGCTCGTCGTGGGGCGTGACCGCGACGTCCTGCTGGGGTTGATGGTGTCCAGCCAGCAGCGGCACGCCACCGATCCGGATTGGGTCGGGATCGGTACCGGTGATTGGGATGACGAAGGCCGGCAGTGCTGGGTCCGGTTGGATCGGGTGCTTGACGTGCCCGAGGGGAGCATCCGCCGTGAGGGCGCGGTTGTGCATCGTGAGGCCTTTGACGTGGTGGCGGCCCGGCTACGTGCCGACTACTCGTGGCGATAG
- the holA gene encoding DNA polymerase III subunit delta, producing MHLVLGDEELLIERAVAQILRSVRQRAGAGADDVPVNRMRAGDVSTHELAELLSPSLFAEERMVVLEAAAEAGKDAAAVIAAMAADIPAGTVLVVVHSGAGRAKALAGELRSLGAQVHPCAKITKASERADFVREEFRSLRVSVDEQTVTALLDAVGSDIRELASACSQLVADTAGAVDAAAVRRYHSGKAEVRGFDIADKAVAGDVSGAVEALRWAMMRGEPLVVLADALAEAIHTIGRVGPLSGDPYRLAAQLGMPPWRVQKAQKQARRWSRDSVATAMKLVAALNANVKGAAADADYALESAVRKVAELAAERA from the coding sequence TTGCACTTGGTATTGGGGGATGAAGAACTGCTGATCGAGCGGGCTGTGGCGCAGATCCTGCGGTCGGTTCGCCAGCGGGCAGGAGCCGGCGCCGATGACGTCCCGGTGAACCGCATGCGGGCAGGCGACGTCAGCACCCATGAGCTCGCCGAACTGCTCAGCCCGTCATTGTTCGCCGAGGAGCGGATGGTCGTGCTCGAGGCCGCCGCCGAGGCGGGCAAGGACGCGGCCGCGGTGATCGCTGCCATGGCCGCCGACATTCCCGCGGGCACGGTGTTGGTGGTGGTGCACTCGGGCGCAGGGCGGGCCAAAGCGCTGGCCGGCGAGCTGCGGTCGCTGGGCGCACAGGTGCATCCCTGCGCGAAGATCACCAAGGCCAGCGAACGCGCCGACTTCGTGCGGGAGGAATTTCGATCGTTGCGGGTCAGCGTCGACGAGCAAACGGTGACCGCCCTGCTCGACGCGGTTGGCTCCGACATCCGCGAGCTCGCGTCGGCATGTTCCCAGTTGGTCGCCGACACCGCCGGCGCCGTCGATGCCGCCGCGGTCCGGCGTTATCACAGCGGCAAGGCCGAGGTGCGCGGCTTTGATATCGCCGACAAGGCCGTGGCCGGCGATGTGTCAGGGGCCGTCGAGGCGCTGCGATGGGCGATGATGCGCGGCGAGCCGCTCGTGGTGTTGGCCGATGCGCTGGCCGAAGCCATCCACACCATCGGGCGGGTCGGGCCGCTGTCCGGGGATCCGTACCGGCTGGCCGCGCAACTGGGGATGCCGCCCTGGCGGGTGCAGAAGGCCCAGAAACAGGCCCGGCGCTGGTCGCGCGACTCGGTGGCCACCGCCATGAAGCTGGTGGCGGCGCTCAACGCCAACGTCAAGGGTGCGGCCGCGGACGCCGACTACGCGCTGGAATCCGCGGTCAGGAAGGTCGCCGAGCTGGCGGCCGAGCGCGCCTGA